A stretch of Aerococcaceae bacterium zg-252 DNA encodes these proteins:
- a CDS encoding N-acetyltransferase, with product MSTYHVRPAEAADISSIQHIYQHYVLHSTATAEFAVSSEAVMLERYQTIKAAGFPYFVAEDENQQIIGYAYASPFSEREAFRFSASYSVYLAEHVQAKGIGSALLQEIEAELRQKGVRHLVALVSGDNEASFQFHQRHHFKQIGCFPEAMHKFNRWIDLLWLHKEVGSKHQC from the coding sequence ATGTCCACTTATCATGTACGACCTGCTGAGGCAGCAGATATTAGCAGCATTCAACATATTTATCAACATTATGTCTTACATTCAACGGCAACGGCAGAATTTGCGGTGTCGAGTGAAGCGGTGATGTTAGAGCGATACCAAACGATTAAAGCTGCTGGTTTTCCATATTTTGTCGCTGAAGATGAAAATCAACAAATAATAGGTTATGCTTATGCATCCCCCTTTTCAGAGCGAGAAGCCTTTCGTTTTTCAGCCAGTTATAGTGTTTATTTGGCCGAACACGTACAGGCGAAAGGGATAGGAAGTGCTTTGTTACAGGAGATTGAAGCGGAATTGCGTCAAAAGGGCGTACGTCATTTAGTTGCGTTGGTTTCTGGAGATAATGAAGCGAGTTTCCAATTTCATCAGCGTCATCATTTTAAACAAATTGGCTGTTTTCCTGAGGCGATGCATAAATTTAATCGCTGGATTGATTTATTATGGTTACATAAAGAAGTGGGGAGTAAGCATCAATGTTAG
- a CDS encoding neutral zinc metallopeptidase has translation MKWEDVRQSKNVQDRRNQTNNSRYANPTRRVIRGSNGGMGGNLLWLLLARTSGKTKLLLLALFLLMSFFGSGNLFSNLNNSTIYNQQITPSQEVSVNRSTSSQSARPTDEDVAFFSAVLATTEDFWHQKFAEKGLKYREPQLVIYSDYISTACGQGSAQAGPFYCPGDETVYVDLQFYRELTRKYNAPGDFAMAYVIAHEVGHHVQVLTGTMDAFTRAKQRATTKEENALTVRLELQADYYAGAWAKYVEQQNLLEVGDIEEALQAAHAVGDDTLQKKNYGYVVPDSFTHGSSKQRQTWFYRGYQYSDFEHGDTFNSDI, from the coding sequence TTGAAATGGGAAGATGTTAGGCAGAGTAAAAATGTGCAAGATAGACGTAATCAAACTAATAATTCACGTTACGCTAATCCAACAAGGCGTGTCATAAGAGGATCAAATGGAGGAATGGGTGGCAATTTATTATGGCTCTTACTAGCTAGAACATCAGGTAAGACGAAGTTATTGTTACTAGCTTTATTCCTATTAATGAGTTTCTTTGGGTCAGGTAATTTATTTTCAAACTTAAATAATAGTACGATTTATAATCAACAAATTACACCGTCACAAGAAGTGAGTGTCAATCGCTCTACGAGTAGTCAAAGTGCACGTCCGACAGATGAAGATGTGGCTTTCTTCTCGGCAGTTTTAGCAACAACTGAAGATTTTTGGCATCAGAAATTTGCTGAAAAAGGCTTAAAATATCGTGAACCACAATTGGTTATTTATTCAGATTATATTTCAACAGCGTGTGGGCAAGGTTCTGCTCAAGCTGGGCCATTTTATTGTCCTGGAGATGAAACGGTATATGTTGATTTACAATTTTATCGTGAATTAACGAGAAAATATAATGCACCAGGTGATTTTGCGATGGCATATGTTATTGCGCATGAAGTAGGTCATCATGTACAAGTATTAACTGGGACAATGGACGCTTTTACACGTGCAAAACAGCGTGCAACGACTAAAGAAGAGAATGCTTTAACGGTGCGTCTAGAGCTGCAAGCAGATTACTATGCGGGTGCATGGGCGAAATATGTGGAGCAGCAGAATTTATTAGAAGTAGGCGATATTGAAGAGGCATTGCAAGCTGCACATGCAGTTGGAGATGACACTTTGCAAAAAAAGAATTATGGTTATGTAGTCCCAGATAGTTTCACGCATGGTTCGTCAAAACAACGTCAGACATGGTTCTATCGTGGCTATCAATATAGCGATTTTGAACATGGTGATACATTCAATTCGGATATATAA
- a CDS encoding GNAT family N-acetyltransferase, giving the protein MLVLKTVETQTDIEQLYAVISEIWPEVFTPIIGEKQVAYMLQHYQSIEAIKIEIAQGAHYYLITLEDEVVGYTAYENQGERLYLSKLYIKQAYRGKGLMSQLFDWYEQLGKGKTLYLNVNQGNELAIQVYEHRGFQRVGERYVEIGEGYVMNDYIYELSL; this is encoded by the coding sequence ATGTTAGTATTAAAAACAGTTGAAACGCAGACGGATATTGAACAATTATATGCTGTCATCAGTGAAATTTGGCCAGAAGTATTTACACCGATTATAGGAGAAAAACAAGTAGCCTACATGCTGCAACATTATCAGTCGATTGAAGCGATTAAAATAGAGATAGCACAGGGTGCACACTATTATTTGATTACACTTGAAGATGAAGTAGTAGGTTATACAGCTTATGAAAATCAAGGTGAACGTTTGTATTTAAGCAAGCTATATATTAAACAAGCATATCGAGGAAAAGGATTAATGTCACAACTATTTGATTGGTATGAACAATTAGGCAAAGGAAAGACATTGTATTTGAATGTCAATCAAGGTAATGAATTAGCGATTCAAGTATATGAGCATCGTGGTTTTCAACGAGTAGGTGAACGCTATGTGGAGATTGGTGAAGGATATGTCATGAATGATTATATTTATGAATTATCTTTATAA
- a CDS encoding helix-turn-helix transcriptional regulator, producing the protein MFSGEQLRKKRIEAGFKQSELAQLLNISRASYFNWENNNTQPNQKNLKKLAQLLHVMPSYFQSEHEIVDLYLQLNESNQHHVLNYTRHTLDEQLQEEKTLTAPLFEYHVYEKLSAGSGYTTLDDRNYDVVYFDEQIDYDIASWIFGDSMEPKYLNGSVALIKDGGFDYDGAIYAVVWDGQTYLKKVYREKEGLRLVSLNKKYADKFAPYEEEPRVIGKIVGNFIPVER; encoded by the coding sequence ATGTTTTCTGGTGAACAATTACGCAAGAAAAGAATTGAAGCTGGATTTAAGCAATCTGAGTTAGCACAATTACTCAATATTAGTCGTGCATCTTACTTTAATTGGGAAAACAATAACACGCAACCCAATCAAAAAAACTTAAAAAAACTTGCGCAGCTACTACACGTTATGCCATCATATTTTCAATCGGAACATGAAATTGTTGATTTGTATTTACAACTCAATGAATCAAATCAGCATCATGTACTCAACTATACACGCCATACATTAGATGAACAATTACAAGAAGAAAAAACACTAACTGCTCCTCTCTTTGAATACCATGTTTATGAAAAATTATCAGCTGGCTCTGGATATACTACCTTGGATGACCGCAATTACGATGTAGTCTATTTTGATGAACAAATTGATTATGACATTGCCTCTTGGATTTTTGGAGATTCAATGGAACCGAAATATTTAAATGGCTCAGTTGCTTTAATTAAAGACGGTGGTTTTGATTATGACGGTGCAATCTATGCAGTTGTTTGGGACGGACAAACCTATTTAAAAAAAGTATATCGAGAAAAAGAGGGATTACGACTTGTATCGTTGAATAAGAAATATGCAGATAAATTTGCCCCTTACGAAGAAGAACCTCGTGTTATTGGTAAAATCGTTGGTAATTTCATACCAGTGGAGCGTTAA
- a CDS encoding DUF4430 domain-containing protein gives MKKKLFLLATMMILAGCQTNSQNTTTTTATTETTSEVTTTQATTLATQTTSDDKAQASITINITVDGEPIENSPFTLNVNDGDTLLDVMKAQLDIVEKDGFISSINGHEQNAQENKWWLFDYNGQMSEVGAADVKLKDGDQIDWKLAPFE, from the coding sequence ATGAAAAAGAAATTGTTTTTACTAGCAACTATGATGATACTAGCAGGCTGTCAAACAAATAGTCAAAATACTACGACTACAACTGCAACGACTGAAACAACATCGGAAGTAACAACCACACAAGCTACTACGTTAGCTACTCAAACTACATCTGATGATAAAGCACAAGCATCAATTACAATCAATATTACTGTTGACGGAGAACCGATTGAAAATAGCCCGTTCACATTAAACGTAAATGACGGTGATACTTTATTAGACGTCATGAAAGCTCAGCTTGATATTGTTGAAAAAGACGGTTTTATCAGCAGTATCAATGGCCATGAACAAAATGCTCAAGAAAATAAATGGTGGTTATTCGATTATAATGGTCAAATGAGCGAAGTAGGCGCAGCCGATGTCAAATTAAAAGACGGTGACCAAATTGATTGGAAGTTAGCTCCATTTGAATAA
- a CDS encoding polysaccharide deacetylase family protein: MDKNLQQKLWKTSFALLILLIIALGGMLMWQYVLLDNKVVAQQTWETLNRTYFDSEQTIINGDISVEMINELVEHANQLKSIKYRGLKQKVSQAVDQYKELALVNQLVDEIPNEVMASAQWEALNLKSTVNIEQLMQLKQQRSYGVQDAFFYQMNQVWDYYETRLNRQSMIETQLANLPMDVTASLIDTLSVQLMELETEIEQLGHSEVQKQWREQLQEKVSQLAEMVQRLNEEEPLSRSQCQALFQSKQFATQLSGTELDPRLLVALTFDDGPHPDITPQVLDILNEYQIKGTFFVTGANVDRYPELAKRIVDEGHYIGNHTYNHPDLSKSSDEEVIQQLEWTQESIIDATGATPFMFRMPFGAGGKRVVHLAQALELTSVIWNVDTEDWRSHDKDAICEQVKTYLQEKTLMLMHDTHQAAPDALRILIPDLITQGYEFVDPLSLGYDNRFFE; encoded by the coding sequence ATGGATAAAAATCTGCAACAGAAATTATGGAAAACCTCATTTGCGTTACTAATACTATTGATTATCGCTTTAGGTGGTATGCTGATGTGGCAATATGTGTTACTAGATAATAAAGTAGTGGCACAACAAACTTGGGAGACATTAAATCGGACTTATTTTGATAGCGAGCAAACTATTATTAATGGTGATATTTCAGTAGAGATGATTAATGAATTGGTAGAACATGCGAATCAGTTGAAATCAATCAAATACAGAGGATTAAAACAAAAGGTATCGCAAGCAGTGGATCAGTATAAAGAATTAGCATTAGTGAATCAGCTGGTTGATGAAATACCAAATGAAGTTATGGCATCTGCTCAATGGGAGGCACTAAATCTAAAATCAACGGTGAATATTGAGCAATTAATGCAATTAAAGCAGCAACGGTCTTATGGTGTTCAAGATGCTTTTTTTTATCAAATGAATCAAGTATGGGATTATTATGAAACCAGGTTGAATCGACAGTCGATGATTGAAACACAATTGGCAAATTTACCAATGGATGTGACAGCGTCGTTAATTGATACCTTGTCAGTTCAATTAATGGAATTAGAAACTGAAATTGAGCAATTAGGGCATAGTGAAGTTCAAAAACAGTGGCGAGAACAACTACAAGAAAAGGTGAGCCAGTTGGCAGAAATGGTGCAGCGATTGAATGAGGAAGAACCGTTGAGTCGATCGCAATGTCAAGCTTTGTTCCAATCGAAGCAATTTGCAACGCAATTATCGGGTACAGAGCTGGATCCACGTTTATTGGTGGCGTTGACTTTTGATGATGGTCCTCATCCAGATATTACTCCGCAAGTATTGGATATATTGAATGAATATCAAATTAAAGGGACATTCTTTGTAACAGGAGCAAATGTTGATAGATATCCAGAGCTAGCGAAACGTATTGTGGATGAGGGGCATTATATTGGAAATCATACATATAATCATCCAGATTTATCTAAATCGAGCGATGAGGAAGTGATTCAACAATTAGAATGGACACAAGAATCAATTATTGATGCGACCGGTGCAACACCGTTTATGTTTCGTATGCCATTTGGAGCTGGAGGAAAAAGGGTGGTTCACTTAGCACAAGCGCTAGAACTTACTTCGGTTATTTGGAATGTAGATACAGAGGATTGGCGTTCACATGACAAAGATGCGATTTGTGAGCAAGTAAAGACATATTTACAAGAAAAAACATTGATGCTGATGCATGATACGCATCAAGCAGCACCCGATGCTTTACGTATTTTAATTCCAGATTTAATTACACAAGGATATGAATTTGTTGATCCATTGTCGCTGGGTTATGATAATCGATTTTTTGAATAA
- the msrA gene encoding peptide-methionine (S)-S-oxide reductase MsrA, with the protein MENKERAIFAGGCFWCMVHPFDQWDGVESVISGYIGGTVENPTYEQVKTGTTGHAEAVCITFNPEVVSYEQLLSVFWQIIDPTDSGGQFVDRGTSYRPEIFYTTEEQKQVAEQSKLALEQSNLFDNPIVVPITSAPTFYEAETYHQDFYLKNPVHYECYRSLSGRDEFINKHHSMA; encoded by the coding sequence ATGGAGAATAAAGAACGTGCGATTTTTGCAGGTGGTTGCTTTTGGTGTATGGTTCATCCGTTTGACCAGTGGGACGGAGTAGAGTCAGTTATTTCAGGGTATATCGGTGGAACAGTCGAAAATCCGACATATGAACAAGTTAAAACAGGCACAACTGGTCATGCAGAGGCTGTATGTATTACATTTAATCCAGAAGTGGTAAGCTATGAACAATTATTAAGTGTATTTTGGCAAATTATTGACCCGACTGATAGTGGGGGACAATTTGTTGACCGTGGGACTTCGTATCGTCCTGAGATTTTTTATACGACGGAGGAACAAAAACAAGTAGCAGAACAGTCTAAATTAGCGTTAGAACAAAGTAATCTGTTTGATAATCCGATTGTCGTACCGATTACGTCAGCACCTACATTTTATGAGGCAGAAACCTATCATCAAGATTTTTACTTAAAAAATCCAGTACACTATGAATGTTATCGTAGTTTGTCTGGACGTGATGAATTTATTAATAAACATCATTCAATGGCATAG
- a CDS encoding D-alanyl-D-alanine carboxypeptidase: protein MKFKKQLMVLISLIFLVSSGPIVTAQTSENVSLEAISAMLVDAENGQILFEKESQLAIESGAATKLLLVYLVYEAIANGELTLNTQVPISDYVYQLSQNYEIANIPLRQDFHYTVEELLQAIAVKSANGAALALVEMLSETQQEFLEKMEQKLHDWHLEGNQLTNIMGIPTDSSSSTAKNGNRLTVETIATIAYRLIQDFPEYLNYTKIDKLHFKAETKDAIVVNNSNDLLDSSMKPDGLMLTSTENGHLHQILTVKRDNRRLLAIVLGVSDEVSSTTKDIRQLLDYGFSAFSKQNVLVKGTMTNQIPAIEVVGGKQKSVAMMYSDDVSLTLPSEWSNAKYQYHFVPNATYFNEQNQIQAPIAKDVEVGTVSVSLEHEMLSFLPTAKGSEVAVVTNESVEKAGWILRILRGTQNLANQVIDGTREFFIDLFN, encoded by the coding sequence ATGAAATTTAAAAAGCAGTTAATGGTGTTAATTAGCTTGATTTTTTTAGTCAGCTCAGGACCGATTGTTACTGCTCAAACAAGTGAGAATGTTTCACTCGAAGCAATATCTGCAATGCTTGTAGATGCAGAGAATGGACAAATTTTATTTGAGAAAGAATCACAATTAGCCATTGAATCTGGAGCAGCAACTAAATTATTATTGGTATACTTAGTATATGAGGCAATTGCTAATGGAGAGTTAACATTGAATACACAAGTTCCAATTTCTGATTATGTGTATCAGCTAAGCCAAAATTATGAAATAGCCAATATTCCTTTGCGGCAAGATTTTCATTATACAGTAGAAGAATTATTACAGGCGATTGCAGTAAAATCAGCTAATGGCGCAGCTTTAGCTTTAGTAGAAATGCTATCGGAAACGCAGCAAGAATTTTTAGAGAAAATGGAACAAAAGTTACATGATTGGCATTTAGAGGGAAATCAGTTAACGAATATTATGGGGATACCAACGGATAGTAGTAGTTCCACTGCTAAAAATGGTAATCGGTTGACTGTTGAAACGATTGCGACGATTGCGTATCGTCTAATTCAGGATTTCCCAGAATATTTAAATTATACGAAGATTGATAAATTACATTTTAAAGCAGAAACTAAAGATGCGATTGTGGTGAATAATAGTAATGATTTATTAGATAGTTCAATGAAACCAGATGGCTTGATGTTGACCAGTACGGAAAATGGGCACTTGCATCAAATTTTAACGGTTAAACGTGATAATCGACGCTTATTAGCGATTGTTTTAGGGGTGTCAGATGAAGTCAGCAGTACGACTAAGGACATTAGACAACTGTTAGATTATGGTTTTTCAGCTTTTAGTAAGCAAAATGTACTCGTTAAAGGGACAATGACTAATCAAATTCCAGCCATTGAAGTCGTTGGTGGTAAGCAAAAATCGGTTGCGATGATGTATTCAGATGATGTATCGTTAACATTACCGAGTGAGTGGTCCAATGCAAAATATCAGTATCATTTTGTACCGAATGCAACGTATTTTAATGAACAAAATCAAATACAAGCTCCGATAGCAAAAGATGTGGAAGTTGGAACGGTTAGTGTATCATTAGAGCATGAAATGCTTAGTTTTTTGCCGACAGCAAAAGGTAGTGAGGTAGCGGTTGTCACGAATGAATCAGTTGAGAAAGCCGGTTGGATTCTACGAATACTGCGAGGCACACAAAACTTAGCAAATCAAGTGATAGACGGGACAAGAGAATTTTTTATCGATTTATTTAATTAA
- a CDS encoding HAMP domain-containing histidine kinase, with the protein MNLPTMKLTQNERIILFLEGIITLGTVFLIYLSLVLLYLEFLKLPMTWFGEPNLTTFAYFGWSVKDVIMTRQILSYIMIMIAPLATYSRVNKIRNSLHLKRVLDYLKYISNGHYDLKIPEVNIGELTDAIHSINSLVESVVQSREEERKVEQSKDELIANVGHDLRTPLTSIIGYLGLINNQQYQSEEQMLNYASIAYNKALDMNVLVNDLFDYAASRMTSYKIRPIEMNIGMFFEQLAADFELLAQEKNIKIEIDVTPEELIVSLDPEKMARVFHNLISNALKYGHGASLIQLRAYRDLGDRQTILEVRNNGELIPESELENIFERSYRLDSSRNADVPGSGLGLPIVRNIVNVHNGKVHAEIDQQFMVFKIEMKWGNK; encoded by the coding sequence ATGAATTTACCAACAATGAAATTAACACAAAATGAACGTATTATATTATTCTTAGAGGGCATTATTACGCTAGGAACTGTTTTTTTAATATATTTGAGTTTGGTTTTATTATATCTTGAATTTTTGAAGCTACCGATGACGTGGTTTGGAGAGCCAAACTTAACGACGTTTGCTTATTTTGGCTGGTCTGTTAAAGATGTCATCATGACACGTCAAATACTTTCATATATTATGATTATGATTGCACCATTGGCTACGTATTCGAGAGTGAATAAAATACGTAATTCGCTGCATTTAAAGCGTGTGCTAGATTATTTAAAATATATTTCAAATGGGCACTATGACTTAAAAATTCCAGAAGTTAATATTGGAGAGCTGACAGATGCGATTCATAGTATAAATTCATTAGTTGAAAGTGTTGTTCAATCACGTGAAGAAGAACGGAAAGTTGAACAATCGAAAGATGAGCTAATTGCTAATGTGGGACATGATTTAAGAACGCCATTAACTTCAATTATTGGATATTTAGGATTGATTAATAATCAGCAATACCAATCAGAAGAGCAAATGCTGAATTATGCTAGTATAGCTTATAATAAAGCCTTGGATATGAATGTTTTAGTGAATGATTTATTTGATTATGCCGCTTCACGTATGACATCCTATAAAATTAGACCAATTGAGATGAATATCGGTATGTTTTTTGAGCAACTAGCAGCAGATTTTGAATTATTAGCACAAGAAAAGAATATCAAAATTGAAATCGATGTGACACCTGAAGAATTAATAGTATCATTAGATCCGGAAAAGATGGCACGTGTGTTTCATAATTTAATTTCGAATGCTTTAAAATATGGACATGGTGCTTCGCTGATTCAATTACGAGCGTATCGTGATTTGGGAGATAGACAAACGATATTAGAAGTTCGTAATAATGGTGAATTAATACCGGAATCAGAATTAGAAAACATTTTTGAGCGAAGCTATCGATTGGATTCATCACGTAATGCAGATGTTCCTGGTTCAGGCTTAGGATTGCCAATTGTGCGTAATATTGTCAATGTACATAATGGTAAAGTACATGCAGAGATAGATCAACAATTTATGGTGTTTAAAATAGAAATGAAGTGGGGAAATAAATGA
- a CDS encoding ECF transporter S component, translating to MNNIFSVRSLTQVALLSTLCYIGRIIFSGIPNVQPVTALLFIFTATIGWKKSIIIAGLTMLISNIYLGMGPWTLMQIATYMVLVIISLPIIGLFRRLKAMPQQIVGALWCGILGYLYGLLISIMWVKLYGIANFWSYYLRGLPFDTAHAAGNIIFYLILAPIITRLLKQYT from the coding sequence TTGAATAATATTTTTTCAGTTCGCTCACTGACCCAAGTTGCATTACTCAGCACACTCTGTTATATTGGGCGTATTATTTTTTCAGGTATTCCCAATGTACAACCTGTTACAGCTCTATTATTCATTTTCACTGCTACAATAGGCTGGAAAAAAAGCATTATTATCGCTGGGTTGACCATGCTAATATCAAATATCTATCTTGGAATGGGGCCTTGGACATTAATGCAAATTGCAACGTATATGGTACTAGTCATCATATCATTACCGATTATTGGGTTATTTAGAAGATTAAAAGCAATGCCACAACAAATAGTTGGGGCATTATGGTGCGGTATATTGGGCTATTTGTATGGATTGTTAATTTCAATTATGTGGGTCAAACTATACGGTATTGCCAATTTTTGGAGCTATTATTTAAGAGGATTACCTTTTGATACGGCACATGCAGCTGGAAATATCATTTTTTATCTCATACTCGCACCAATTATCACACGGTTACTTAAACAATATACGTAA
- a CDS encoding putative sulfate exporter family transporter, whose protein sequence is MSSKHFSALILSLVTLLAYGLGLQFQIIGPSMLALISGMVVTHSPLAQQLDLSYIKKLSSLLLKISIVLLGFTLSLRSFILLGGETLSMILLTVPLALVVAWFIGKKINATQNIRLLVGIGTAICGGSAIASAAPILDAEDEDIALSLSTIFFFNLLGLFIFPVIGHWLHLSDANFGLWAGTAINDTSSVVAAGFTYSEQAGEVATVVKLVRTLMIIPTCLSFIVFRLKNQPFKWQTIRKIIPTFIIWFIFAILIRATNLLPDVFIQWMKFGAKVMMTAALAGIGLTTHLRQLFQSATKPLLIGGLTWIILAAFCLLWVLFT, encoded by the coding sequence ATGTCGTCAAAACACTTTTCTGCTCTTATTTTATCTCTTGTCACCTTGCTTGCTTACGGATTAGGCTTACAGTTCCAAATTATTGGGCCGTCTATGCTAGCATTAATCTCCGGAATGGTCGTTACCCATTCGCCTTTAGCACAACAGCTAGATTTGTCCTATATCAAAAAATTAAGCAGCCTACTACTTAAAATCAGCATTGTTTTACTTGGGTTTACATTATCCTTACGCTCATTTATTTTACTCGGTGGCGAAACTTTGAGCATGATTCTTTTAACAGTACCCTTAGCACTGGTCGTTGCGTGGTTTATCGGCAAAAAAATCAATGCCACACAAAATATACGCTTATTAGTCGGAATTGGTACAGCTATTTGTGGTGGCTCAGCAATCGCATCAGCTGCCCCTATTTTAGATGCTGAAGACGAAGATATTGCATTATCGCTCTCAACAATTTTTTTCTTTAATTTATTAGGTTTATTTATTTTTCCTGTCATCGGTCACTGGTTACACTTATCGGACGCTAACTTTGGATTATGGGCAGGAACTGCCATTAATGACACCTCATCCGTAGTAGCTGCTGGATTCACTTATAGCGAACAAGCTGGAGAAGTAGCAACCGTCGTCAAGCTCGTTAGAACGTTGATGATTATTCCGACCTGTTTAAGTTTTATTGTTTTCCGTTTAAAAAATCAGCCTTTTAAATGGCAAACTATTCGTAAAATTATCCCGACCTTTATCATTTGGTTTATATTTGCCATTCTCATTCGTGCAACCAATCTATTACCAGACGTATTCATTCAATGGATGAAATTTGGTGCAAAAGTCATGATGACAGCTGCCTTAGCTGGTATTGGTTTAACAACACATCTACGTCAACTATTCCAATCAGCTACTAAGCCCCTACTCATCGGTGGTTTAACCTGGATAATTTTGGCAGCATTCTGCTTATTGTGGGTGTTATTTACTTAA
- the tnpA gene encoding IS200/IS605 family transposase, protein MAHSLSHTKWMCKYHIVFTPKYRRKIIYNQCRSSLGEIFRRLCSYKGVEIIEGHLMPDHVHMLVSIPPRISVSSFMGYLKGKSALMMFDKHANLKYKFGNRHFWAEGYYVSTVGLNEATIKKYIQEQEKHDIALDKLSVKEYENPFRDSGK, encoded by the coding sequence ATGGCACATAGTTTATCGCACACAAAGTGGATGTGTAAATACCACATTGTGTTTACCCCAAAGTATAGACGAAAAATCATCTATAATCAATGTCGCAGTAGTTTAGGAGAAATATTTCGACGATTATGTAGTTATAAAGGAGTCGAAATTATAGAAGGACATCTGATGCCGGACCATGTACATATGTTGGTCAGTATTCCACCAAGAATAAGCGTATCGAGTTTTATGGGATATTTAAAAGGTAAGAGTGCGTTAATGATGTTTGATAAACACGCAAATTTGAAATATAAATTTGGGAATCGACATTTTTGGGCAGAAGGATATTATGTGAGTACGGTGGGATTAAACGAAGCCACGATAAAGAAATATATTCAAGAGCAAGAGAAACATGATATAGCCTTGGATAAATTGAGTGTGAAGGAATATGAAAATCCCTTTAGGGATAGTGGTAAGTAA